In the Neisseria sp. KEM232 genome, CGTGCGACGACTGCAAGACGACGGTGAGCAGAAAGCCGACAGTGAAAAAGAGCAGGGTTTCGGCCATGCCGCCTATCTGCGTGCCGGAAAAATCGATGTCCGCACCGAAAGCCTGAAAGCCGTCTTTGATTTCGTCCACGCCGAGGAAAATCAGCGCCACGCCCACCAGCACGCGGCCGAGGGCGCGGCTGCGGCCGCCGAAAAAGCCCAGAAGGATGCCGAACACCAGCATCGGCAGCGCGGCAGGCGACAGGCTGAGGTTCTGCCCCGCCAGCGCCAGCAGCCACACGCCGCCCGTTGCGCCGAGATTCGTGCCGAGAATGATGGCGATGCCGCCGGGCAGCGTAATCATGCCCGAGCTTAAAAACGCCATCGCCAAGAGCGCCACCAACGTGCTCGACTGCAAAATAAGCGTCGCACCCGTGCCGAAGAGCACGCCTTTGAGCGGCGTGGCCGTGGACTTGCGCATCCAACCTTCCAGCCGTCCGCCCGCCGCGTTGCGCAGCCCTTCTTCGATGTTCTGCATGCCGAATAAAAACAGCGCCAGCCCGTAACACAGGCGCAGCCACGGCGGGCTGTAGGCAAAGCTCGCCGCCAGCGCCAGCAGCAGCACGGCGAACAGAAAATATTTCTGAATCAGTTTGGCCATCCGTTTTCTCCTTGTGCTTTTATATGTTAGCGGCCGGCCGTTTCCGACAAGGCCGCATTCTAACCGAAAGGCCGTCTGAAAACAGGCGGCGCGGCCGTTTGCCGCCTGGCGCTGCAACATGTTAATATCGGCCGCAGCCAACGTTTCTTAACAAAAGGCTGTTTTCCGTTTAACCTTTCCTGCAAACCAAACAAGGAGAATGCTGTGAACCGACGCCAATTCATCGGCAGCACCGCCGCGGTTTCCCTCGCCGCCGCCGCTTCGCTGGCCAAAGCCCACGACCACCATGCCCACCACCACGCCGCACCCGCCGCCAATCCCTACGACGAAGCGCGTTTGGCTGCCGGCCACTGCCTTGCCGCAGGGCAGGTCTGCCTTGCGCACTGCATCGCCCTGCTCAATCAGGGCGACACAAGCATGAAAGACTGCTCCGTGGCCGTGAACCAGATGCTCGCCCTGTGCGGCGCGCTGCAAAACCTCGCCGCGCAGAAATCGCAGCTCGTGCCCGCGCTGGCCAAGCTGTGCGCCCAAGCCTGCAAACAGTGCGCCGCCGCCTGCAAAGCGCACGCGGGACACCACGCCGAATGCAAAGCGTGCTACGAATCCTGCACCACCTGCGTCAAAGCCTGCGAAAAAATCGCCGCCTGATGCGCGTGTGAAAACGAAAAAAGGCCGTCTGAAAACCCTGTTTTGGGTTTTCAGACGGCCTTTTTTCAGACGGCCTTTTTCAGGTTCTGCCCGATAGCCTGCCAATGTTCAAACCACGCTTTCAGACGGCCTCTTCCCGCGTGG is a window encoding:
- a CDS encoding four-helix bundle copper-binding protein, translating into MNRRQFIGSTAAVSLAAAASLAKAHDHHAHHHAAPAANPYDEARLAAGHCLAAGQVCLAHCIALLNQGDTSMKDCSVAVNQMLALCGALQNLAAQKSQLVPALAKLCAQACKQCAAACKAHAGHHAECKACYESCTTCVKACEKIAA